In Oncorhynchus masou masou isolate Uvic2021 unplaced genomic scaffold, UVic_Omas_1.1 unplaced_scaffold_2399, whole genome shotgun sequence, a single window of DNA contains:
- the LOC135533479 gene encoding E3 ubiquitin-protein ligase TRIM47-like: protein MAQQGVLLDQDQFCCSVCLDLLKEPVVIPCGHSYCRSCIEGCWDQDVLKGVYSCPQCRETFTPRPNLRKNNMLAELVEKLRKTGLQAAPPPALCYAGPGDVACDVCTGTRKQKALMSCLACLASYCETHLQPHYEFPALKKHKLVKATAQLQEKICSHHDKLLEVYCRTDQQCICYLCTMDEHKGHDTVSAAAERTEKQRQLGMSQQKVQQRFQEREKELKELQQAVESFKRSAQSAVEDSDQIFTELIRSIERRSSEVKELIRAQEKAQVSQAEGLLEQLKQEIAELRKRSTELEQLSHTEDHIHFLQIPVSSHWTQTQHTHTSLCLKGTESIIDQLVGSVLIDVFSVTWSCMENGPGTKGQFRTSQPTTSWYHFLSTELYGLVSQTQMNPSPGLNSMFNVDVQETGPKCVIFHPPILLSPATLNLSSRWCC from the exons atggctcaacagggagttctgctggaccaggaccagttctgttgttctgtctgtctggatctactGAAGGAGCCGGTGGTTATTCCCTGTGGACACAGTTACTGTAGGAGCTGTATTGAGGGCTGCTGGGATCAGGATGTTCTGAAAGGGGTCTATAGCTGtcctcagtgcagagagaccttcactccaaggcctaatctgaggaaaaataacatgttggctgagctggtggagaaactgaggaagacaggactccaggctgctccccctcctgctctgtgctatgctggacctggagatgtggcGTGTGATGTCTGCACAGGGACCAGAAAGCAGAAAGCCCTCATGTCCTGTCTGGCATGTCTGGCCTCTTACTGTGAGACTCACCTCCAACCTCACTATGAATTTCCTGCTTTGAAGAAGCACAAGCTGGTCAAAGCCACCGCACAACTACAGGAGAAGATCTGCTCTCATCATGACAAACTGCTGGAGGTTTACTGTCGTACCGATCAGCAGTGTATCTGTTATCTGTGTACAATGGATGAACATAAAGGCCATGATACAGTGTcagctgcagcagagaggactgAGAAACAG AGGCAGCTGGGGATGAGTCAGCAGAAGGTCCAGCAGAgattccaggagagagagaaggagctgaaggagctccaacaggctgtggagtctttcaag cgctctgcacagtcagcagtggaggacagtgatcagatctttactgagctgatccgctccattgagagaaggagctctgaggtgaaggagctgatcagagcccaagagaaggctcaagtgagtcaagctgaaggactcctggagcaactgaagcaggagatcgctgagctgaggaagagaagcactgagctggagcagctctcacacacagaggatcacatccatttcctccag attcctgtcagctcacactggacccaaacacagcacacacacacctctctctgtctgaagggaacagaaag tatcattgatcagcttgttggctcggtcctaattgatgtgttctctgtcacctggagctgcatggaaaatggtccaggaactaaaggacaattcaggactagtcagcccactacaagctggtatcacttcctttctactgaactatatggtctggtttcccagacacagatgaatcctagtcctggactaaacagtatgtttaatgtagatgtccaggaaaccggccctaaatgtgtcatctttcatcctcccatactgctcagtccagcaacattaaacctgtccagcaggtggtgctgttga